In Streptococcus dysgalactiae subsp. dysgalactiae, the following are encoded in one genomic region:
- a CDS encoding phosphatidylglycerophosphatase A family protein, whose amino-acid sequence MTTDHQLREVSYQLLAERGVSLEAIAELVLFLQNNYIPNLTMAECLESVEAVLEKREVQNAIITGVELDKLAEADQLSEPLLTILKTDQGLYGIDEILALSIVNLYGSIGFTNYGYLDKTKPRIVDKLNHKDGKSCHTFLDDIVSAIAAAAASRIAHNDPAKSAITNQQ is encoded by the coding sequence ATGACAACTGACCATCAATTACGAGAAGTGTCTTATCAATTACTAGCTGAACGAGGGGTTTCTTTAGAAGCTATTGCAGAGCTGGTACTTTTTTTGCAGAATAATTATATCCCCAACTTGACCATGGCAGAATGTTTAGAGAGTGTTGAAGCGGTGCTTGAAAAACGAGAAGTACAAAACGCTATTATCACTGGGGTCGAATTGGATAAATTGGCTGAAGCCGATCAGCTGTCTGAGCCGCTCCTTACTATCTTAAAAACCGACCAAGGGCTGTATGGGATTGATGAAATCTTGGCCTTATCCATTGTTAACCTCTATGGTTCCATCGGCTTTACCAATTACGGTTATCTGGACAAGACAAAACCAAGGATTGTTGACAAACTCAACCACAAAGACGGCAAATCCTGCCATACCTTTTTAGATGATATTGTTAGCGCCATTGCGGCAGCAGCTGCCAGCCGTATTGCCCACAATGACCCTGCTAAAAGTGCTATTACCAACCAACAGTAA